One genomic window of Roseobacter ponti includes the following:
- a CDS encoding nucleoside deaminase: MVFTSFMEQALSEARAAAKRDEVPVGAVVADAQGRVIAAAGNRTRELNDPTAHAEVLAIRAACAALGSERLTGCDLYVTLEPCPMCAAAISTARIARLYYGADDPKSGGVGQGPRIFSHPQCHHAPEVYDGIAAEESEVMLRAFFLHRR, from the coding sequence ATGGTCTTTACGTCTTTCATGGAGCAGGCCCTCTCGGAGGCGCGCGCGGCGGCCAAACGTGACGAGGTGCCGGTGGGCGCCGTTGTCGCGGATGCGCAGGGTCGCGTCATCGCAGCGGCGGGCAACCGGACGCGGGAACTGAATGATCCTACAGCCCACGCAGAGGTGCTGGCCATCCGTGCGGCCTGCGCGGCGCTGGGATCAGAGCGGCTGACAGGATGCGACCTTTATGTGACGCTTGAGCCATGCCCGATGTGTGCGGCCGCCATTTCAACGGCCCGGATCGCGCGCCTTTATTACGGTGCGGATGATCCGAAGTCAGGCGGCGTGGGGCAGGGGCCGCGCATCTTTTCCCATCCGCAGTGCCATCATGCGCCGGAAGTCTATGACGGTATCGCCGCCGAAGAATCCGAAGTCATGCTGCGCGCGTTTTTTCTGCACCGCCGCTGA
- a CDS encoding nuclear transport factor 2 family protein, with protein MAAIVTRWNEAVRTCDRDTVGNLLSRDAALRYVGTATGELWSGDVLRRGLPDHFAEVPDVSCRNQSTEAFEQGSTGCAFWHPDIHFHDTGVTS; from the coding sequence ATCGCGGCAATCGTAACGCGCTGGAACGAAGCAGTGCGCACATGTGACCGGGATACGGTCGGAAACCTGCTCTCGCGGGATGCCGCGCTGCGCTATGTCGGCACCGCGACGGGCGAACTCTGGAGCGGCGACGTATTGCGCCGGGGGCTGCCGGATCACTTTGCCGAAGTGCCTGATGTCAGTTGCCGCAACCAGAGTACCGAAGCCTTTGAACAGGGCAGCACCGGCTGTGCTTTCTGGCACCCGGACATTCATTTCCACGACACCGGCGTGACGTCGTAA
- a CDS encoding metal-dependent hydrolase, with protein MKIIWLGHGSFRIEIEDQVLLLDPWLTGNPMLTDAQHAPATRGATHILITHAHFDHITDLVPLSKSLGAPAVGIYDLMTWFEGNDGLSTVGFNMGGTVELGRVSVSLVPALHSTSLGGAPDAPVGREAGFIIRGEGHTIYVSGDTGIMADMDWIGAYYKPDIGILSAGGHFTMDMAGAAWAAKRYFDFKTVIPCHYRTFDLLEQSAEDLIAGLPGVDVIEPQVMEPISL; from the coding sequence ATGAAAATCATCTGGCTCGGTCACGGCAGTTTTCGCATCGAAATCGAAGATCAGGTTCTGCTTCTCGACCCCTGGCTCACCGGCAACCCGATGCTTACCGACGCCCAGCACGCGCCCGCCACCCGGGGTGCGACGCATATCCTGATCACCCATGCCCATTTCGATCACATCACTGATCTGGTGCCGCTGTCGAAATCCCTGGGCGCGCCCGCTGTCGGCATTTATGACCTGATGACATGGTTTGAAGGGAATGACGGGCTCAGTACGGTTGGCTTCAACATGGGCGGCACGGTAGAGCTTGGCCGCGTCTCTGTGAGCCTCGTGCCCGCGCTGCATTCCACGTCGCTGGGCGGCGCACCCGATGCCCCTGTCGGGCGCGAGGCCGGATTTATCATCCGGGGCGAGGGCCACACGATCTATGTCTCCGGGGACACCGGCATCATGGCCGACATGGACTGGATCGGCGCGTATTATAAACCTGACATCGGGATCCTGAGCGCAGGCGGGCATTTCACCATGGATATGGCCGGCGCCGCCTGGGCCGCGAAACGCTATTTCGATTTCAAAACCGTGATCCCCTGCCATTACCGCACCTTCGATCTTCTGGAACAGTCCGCAGAGGACCTGATCGCGGGCCTGCCGGGTGTTGATGTGATCGAGCCGCAGGTGATGGAGCCCATTTCCCTGTGA
- a CDS encoding ceramidase domain-containing protein, with the protein MDWTRAVDAYCERTGPEYWSEPVNAVTNLAFVLAAAVMWQRAAGVPLARALCLVLGGIGVGSYLFHTHAEVWAGVADVVPIGIFILLYLYAMNRDAWGMGTSTALVVTALFIPYAILLVPVFDLMPWLGSSAGYAPVPLLILIYSILLRRRLPGLARGLAVGAALLVVSLAFRTADLPLCPQWPLGTHFVWHLLNGVMLGWMIAIYLRSGLGKRQAAR; encoded by the coding sequence ATGGACTGGACACGGGCGGTGGATGCCTATTGCGAGCGGACGGGGCCGGAATACTGGTCAGAGCCCGTGAATGCGGTGACAAATCTTGCTTTTGTGCTCGCCGCGGCAGTGATGTGGCAGCGTGCGGCAGGGGTGCCGCTGGCACGCGCACTCTGTCTGGTTCTGGGGGGCATCGGGGTTGGCAGCTATCTTTTTCACACTCACGCTGAGGTCTGGGCGGGGGTGGCGGATGTTGTCCCGATCGGAATATTCATTCTGCTCTATCTCTATGCGATGAACCGGGATGCCTGGGGGATGGGGACCTCGACAGCACTTGTCGTGACCGCGCTGTTTATCCCCTACGCCATACTGCTGGTGCCGGTCTTTGACCTGATGCCCTGGCTCGGGTCTTCGGCAGGGTATGCGCCGGTGCCGCTCCTGATCCTGATCTATTCGATACTGCTGCGCCGGCGTCTGCCCGGGCTGGCGCGCGGGCTGGCGGTGGGCGCAGCGCTCCTGGTGGTCTCGCTGGCCTTTCGCACAGCCGATCTGCCGCTCTGTCCGCAGTGGCCTCTGGGCACGCACTTTGTCTGGCATCTGCTCAACGGCGTGATGCTGGGGTGGATGATTGCCATCTACCTGCGCTCCGGGCTTGGCAAGCGGCAGGCTGCGCGGTAA
- the gatC gene encoding Asp-tRNA(Asn)/Glu-tRNA(Gln) amidotransferase subunit GatC, producing MSIDETTAARVAKLARIRVEPEALPALAGEFNTILGFIEQLGEVDIEGVEPMTSVTPQVLPKRADEVREGDQQDRILANAPDAREGFFAVPKVVE from the coding sequence ATGTCCATTGACGAGACAACAGCTGCGCGTGTCGCGAAACTGGCCCGGATCCGGGTCGAGCCTGAAGCCCTGCCGGCGCTGGCGGGCGAGTTCAACACCATCCTGGGTTTCATCGAGCAACTGGGCGAGGTTGATATCGAAGGGGTGGAGCCGATGACATCCGTGACCCCGCAGGTGCTGCCAAAGCGTGCCGATGAGGTGCGTGAAGGTGACCAGCAGGACAGAATTCTCGCCAATGCGCCCGACGCGCGCGAGGGGTTTTTCGCAGTACCGAAGGTGGTTGAGTGA
- the gatA gene encoding Asp-tRNA(Asn)/Glu-tRNA(Gln) amidotransferase subunit GatA yields the protein MGELNKLGLAEARDALRAGQTTSKDLTEACLAAIEDAGVLNAFVHKTPELALERAAAADARLAAGDAPAMCGLPIGIKDLFCTRGVASQAGSRILQGFLPEYESTVSQKLADAGAVMLGKLNMDEFAMGSSNETSVYGNAVNPWRRSNDDTALTPGGSSGGSASAVAADLCLAATGTDTGGSIRQPAAFTGTVGIKPTYGRCSRWGIVAFASSLDQAGPMTKSVRDAAIMLEAMCGHDPRDSTSADIPVPDFEAALTGDIRGKKIGIPKEYRMEGMPGEIEALWQEGIAMMKDAGAEIVDISLPHTKYALPAYYVIAPAEASSNLARYDGVRYGHRATLEQGDGITQMYEKTRAEGFGPEVQRRVMIGTYVLSAGFYDAYYNRARKVRTLIKRDFEEVFAAGIDAILTPATPSAAFGLGEMTDADPVAMYLNDIFTVTVNLAGLPGISVPAGLDKQGLPLGLQLIGQPWAEADLLSAAYRLEQSAGFVAKPGKWW from the coding sequence ATGGGCGAACTGAACAAACTGGGGCTGGCAGAAGCGCGCGATGCGCTGCGGGCAGGCCAGACCACGTCAAAGGACCTCACAGAGGCCTGTCTTGCGGCGATCGAAGATGCGGGCGTGCTGAATGCTTTCGTGCACAAAACGCCTGAGCTGGCTCTGGAACGCGCGGCGGCGGCGGATGCGCGGCTGGCGGCAGGTGATGCGCCCGCGATGTGTGGTCTGCCTATCGGGATCAAAGATCTTTTCTGCACCAGAGGTGTGGCATCTCAGGCGGGCTCGCGGATCCTTCAGGGGTTTCTGCCGGAGTACGAATCCACCGTGAGCCAGAAGCTCGCAGACGCAGGCGCGGTCATGCTGGGCAAGCTCAACATGGATGAGTTCGCGATGGGCTCGTCGAATGAGACATCCGTTTACGGCAATGCCGTGAACCCGTGGCGGCGCAGCAATGACGACACGGCGCTGACGCCGGGCGGGTCTTCGGGTGGTTCCGCTTCGGCGGTGGCCGCAGATCTGTGCCTTGCCGCAACCGGCACGGATACAGGCGGATCCATCCGGCAACCGGCGGCCTTTACCGGCACGGTCGGGATCAAACCGACCTACGGGCGGTGCTCGCGCTGGGGGATCGTGGCTTTTGCATCCTCGCTCGATCAGGCCGGCCCGATGACCAAATCCGTGCGCGATGCTGCGATCATGCTCGAGGCGATGTGCGGGCACGACCCCAGAGACAGCACGTCCGCCGATATTCCCGTGCCCGATTTCGAGGCCGCACTGACCGGTGATATCCGCGGCAAAAAGATCGGCATCCCGAAAGAATACCGCATGGAAGGCATGCCGGGTGAGATCGAGGCCCTCTGGCAGGAGGGCATCGCGATGATGAAAGACGCCGGTGCCGAGATCGTCGATATCTCGCTGCCGCATACCAAATACGCGCTGCCTGCTTACTACGTTATTGCGCCGGCGGAGGCGTCCTCGAACCTCGCGCGCTATGACGGTGTGCGCTACGGCCACCGGGCAACGCTTGAGCAGGGCGACGGCATCACTCAGATGTATGAAAAGACCCGCGCCGAGGGTTTCGGGCCGGAAGTGCAGCGCCGTGTGATGATTGGCACCTATGTGCTCTCGGCGGGCTTTTATGACGCTTATTACAACCGTGCACGCAAAGTCCGGACCCTGATCAAACGCGATTTCGAAGAGGTGTTTGCTGCCGGAATTGACGCCATCCTGACGCCCGCAACGCCTTCGGCGGCCTTTGGCCTCGGGGAGATGACAGATGCCGACCCTGTGGCGATGTATCTCAACGACATATTCACAGTCACAGTTAACCTAGCCGGTCTGCCCGGAATTTCGGTGCCTGCGGGTCTGGATAAACAGGGGCTGCCGCTGGGTCTGCAACTCATCGGGCAACCCTGGGCAGAGGCCGACCTGCTTTCGGCGGCTTACCGCCTCGAGCAATCGGCGGGATTTGTGGCAAAGCCCGGAAAATGGTGGTAG
- a CDS encoding N-acetylmuramoyl-L-alanine amidase, with protein sequence MHSRPSPNCGARRSGLTPHIVVLHYTAMADAAAALDRLCDPSAEVSAHYLIDRWGEVTQMVDEKDRAWHAGAGEWRGLGDINSRSVGIELDNTGRHPFPEPQMAALEDLLTGILARHPIAPGDVIGHSDMAPGRKSDPGPRFDWARLARRGLAGPVVPPADMPRDFRTAARAAGFTADVDEKTLLTATRLRFAPWRQGPVCDADCRLWYDVGNAAR encoded by the coding sequence ATGCACTCCCGTCCGTCACCGAACTGCGGTGCGCGCCGTAGCGGCCTGACACCCCACATCGTGGTTCTTCACTACACAGCGATGGCAGATGCTGCGGCGGCGCTCGACCGGCTCTGCGATCCGTCAGCGGAAGTATCAGCGCATTACCTCATCGACCGCTGGGGTGAGGTCACGCAGATGGTTGATGAAAAAGATCGCGCCTGGCACGCCGGTGCGGGCGAGTGGCGTGGTCTCGGAGATATAAATTCCCGCTCCGTCGGGATTGAGCTCGACAATACCGGCAGGCACCCGTTTCCTGAACCTCAGATGGCAGCACTTGAAGACCTCCTGACCGGCATACTTGCGCGGCACCCGATCGCGCCCGGGGATGTCATCGGCCACTCTGATATGGCGCCCGGACGCAAATCTGACCCCGGTCCGCGGTTCGACTGGGCCCGCCTGGCCCGCAGGGGACTTGCCGGTCCGGTGGTTCCGCCCGCCGACATGCCGCGGGATTTCCGCACGGCGGCGCGTGCGGCCGGCTTTACCGCCGATGTGGACGAGAAAACCCTGCTCACAGCAACCCGGCTTCGCTTTGCGCCCTGGCGGCAGGGGCCGGTATGTGACGCGGACTGCCGGCTCTGGTACGACGTCGGCAACGCTGCGCGGTGA
- the rpmG gene encoding 50S ribosomal protein L33 has product MAKPTTIKIRLNSSAGTGHFYVTKKNARTMTEKMVVRKYDPVARKHVEYKEGKIK; this is encoded by the coding sequence ATGGCTAAGCCAACCACCATTAAAATTCGTCTGAACTCCTCGGCGGGGACAGGCCATTTCTACGTGACCAAGAAAAACGCCCGCACCATGACCGAGAAGATGGTTGTTCGTAAGTATGACCCGGTTGCGCGCAAGCACGTCGAATACAAAGAAGGCAAGATCAAGTAA
- a CDS encoding sulfatase-like hydrolase/transferase translates to MNILWIMFDQLRFDYLSCAGHPTLQTPNIDRLARKGVRFTNAYTQSPVCGAARMSAYTGRYVSSHGAQWNGVPLKVGEPTLGDHMRAHGTGCWLIGKTHMRADKAGMARLGLTPDSVIGARQAECGFDIWCRDDGLWAEGPGGPYDNARSPYNEYLKSRGYGGDNPWADFANAAADDDIIASGWFMKNADRPANIREEDSETPWLTTQTIDFIAQAEGPWCAHLSYIKPHWPYIVPAPYHDMYGPADVVPATRDPCELSDPHPLYQAFTDTIIGRSFRRDDVRDKVIPAYMGLIRQCDDQMGRLFDWLEESGRMEDTMIILTSDHGDYLGDHWLGEKDLFHAPSVKVPLIICDPRESADPTRGTTCDALVESIDVTATIIDAAGATIPDHIVEGRSLVPYLGGQTPDDARDFVISEYDYSKHPVGTTLEAPPRDARLFMVADHDWKLVHCAAGYRPMLFDLRNDPDELRDLGADPACATARAQMYEKLHAWGLRMSQRLTVSEDEIRAQRAGGNDTGVLLGLVDGSEVAPDLVARYRGKVPRRP, encoded by the coding sequence GTGAACATTCTGTGGATTATGTTTGACCAGCTGCGGTTCGATTATCTGAGCTGCGCCGGCCATCCGACCCTGCAGACACCCAACATCGACCGCCTGGCCCGCAAGGGCGTCCGTTTCACCAACGCATATACACAGTCCCCCGTCTGCGGCGCCGCCCGGATGAGCGCCTATACCGGGCGCTATGTCAGCTCGCACGGCGCACAGTGGAACGGTGTGCCGCTGAAGGTTGGCGAGCCCACCCTGGGCGATCACATGCGCGCGCACGGCACCGGCTGCTGGCTGATCGGCAAAACGCACATGCGGGCAGACAAAGCAGGAATGGCGCGGCTTGGCCTGACACCCGACAGCGTAATCGGCGCACGCCAGGCCGAGTGCGGGTTTGACATCTGGTGCCGCGATGACGGGCTCTGGGCCGAAGGACCAGGTGGCCCCTATGACAACGCGCGCAGCCCCTATAACGAATACCTGAAGAGCCGGGGGTACGGCGGCGACAACCCCTGGGCCGATTTCGCAAATGCCGCGGCGGATGACGACATCATCGCCAGCGGCTGGTTCATGAAGAACGCAGACCGGCCCGCGAATATCCGTGAAGAAGACAGCGAGACCCCCTGGCTCACCACGCAGACGATAGACTTCATTGCTCAGGCAGAAGGACCCTGGTGTGCGCATCTGAGCTATATCAAGCCACACTGGCCCTATATCGTGCCAGCGCCCTATCACGATATGTATGGTCCGGCGGACGTCGTACCGGCAACGCGCGATCCTTGTGAACTTTCCGATCCGCATCCTCTCTATCAGGCCTTTACCGACACCATCATCGGGCGAAGCTTCCGGCGCGATGATGTGCGCGACAAAGTCATCCCCGCCTATATGGGTCTGATCCGGCAATGCGATGATCAGATGGGGCGGCTCTTTGACTGGCTGGAAGAGAGCGGGCGCATGGAGGACACGATGATCATTCTGACATCGGACCACGGGGATTATCTGGGCGATCACTGGCTGGGCGAAAAAGATCTCTTTCACGCGCCTTCAGTAAAGGTGCCGCTCATTATCTGTGACCCGCGGGAGAGCGCGGACCCGACCCGGGGCACCACCTGTGACGCGCTGGTGGAATCCATTGACGTGACCGCAACGATCATTGACGCCGCAGGCGCGACAATACCGGATCATATCGTCGAGGGCCGGTCACTGGTGCCGTATCTTGGGGGACAGACACCTGATGATGCACGTGACTTTGTGATCAGCGAATACGATTATTCCAAACATCCGGTCGGTACCACACTGGAAGCGCCGCCGCGTGATGCAAGGCTTTTTATGGTGGCCGATCACGACTGGAAACTTGTCCACTGTGCTGCCGGGTACCGGCCCATGCTCTTTGATCTGCGCAATGATCCTGATGAGCTCAGAGACCTCGGAGCAGATCCGGCCTGTGCGACGGCCAGAGCACAGATGTATGAAAAGCTGCACGCCTGGGGGCTGCGCATGTCACAGCGGCTGACCGTCTCTGAGGATGAGATCAGGGCGCAGCGCGCAGGCGGCAATGATACCGGCGTTCTGCTTGGCCTCGTGGATGGCAGTGAGGTCGCGCCGGACCTCGTCGCGCGGTATCGGGGCAAGGTCCCGCGCCGTCCCTGA
- a CDS encoding Bax inhibitor-1/YccA family protein produces the protein MADVNTIRSAAGSRAAQIDEGLRTHMNKVYGTMSVGMLITFAAAWAISGLAVTTDPALAAAQIGPDQYLTSLGAALYTSPLKWLVMFAPLIFVFGFTAGLNRMSAATAQTVFYVFAAVMGVSISSIFLVFTGYSIAQIFLVTSIAFAGLSLWGYTTKKDISGWGSFLFMGLIGIIAASIVNLFIGSPAIMFAVSAIGVLIFAGLTAYDTQNIKNTYLAHAHHGDQEWLRKSGIMGALSLYLNFINMFMMLLQLFGNRE, from the coding sequence ATGGCTGACGTGAATACAATCCGGTCCGCGGCCGGATCCCGCGCCGCCCAGATTGATGAGGGTCTGCGCACCCATATGAATAAAGTCTACGGCACAATGTCCGTGGGCATGCTGATCACATTTGCCGCTGCCTGGGCTATTTCCGGCCTGGCGGTGACAACCGATCCGGCGCTGGCAGCAGCGCAGATCGGCCCTGATCAGTATCTGACAAGTCTTGGTGCCGCACTTTATACCTCGCCTCTGAAATGGCTGGTGATGTTCGCGCCGCTGATCTTCGTATTCGGCTTCACCGCCGGCCTTAACCGGATGTCCGCTGCCACAGCACAGACCGTTTTTTACGTCTTTGCAGCAGTGATGGGCGTGTCTATCAGCTCGATCTTCCTTGTGTTCACAGGGTACTCAATCGCACAGATATTCCTTGTAACGTCGATCGCATTCGCCGGTCTGTCGCTCTGGGGTTACACCACGAAAAAAGATATCTCCGGCTGGGGCAGCTTCCTGTTCATGGGCCTTATCGGTATCATCGCGGCGTCCATCGTGAACCTTTTCATCGGCTCGCCGGCGATCATGTTCGCGGTCTCCGCGATCGGTGTCCTGATCTTTGCAGGGCTCACAGCCTATGACACGCAGAACATCAAAAACACCTACCTCGCGCACGCCCACCACGGTGACCAGGAATGGCTGCGCAAGTCCGGTATCATGGGCGCTCTCAGCCTCTATCTGAACTTTATCAACATGTTCATGATGCTGCTGCAGCTCTTCGGCAACCGCGAATAA
- a CDS encoding DUF1127 domain-containing protein, whose protein sequence is MSLIDTMTRPVRHTRSGTSLRTRLDLWRSRRALARLDTAALHDIGVSEKAARKEARLTVWDVPASWKNL, encoded by the coding sequence ATGTCCCTGATCGATACAATGACCCGCCCCGTCCGCCACACCCGCAGCGGAACCTCGCTGCGCACCCGTCTTGACCTGTGGCGCTCGCGCCGCGCGCTTGCCCGTCTCGATACGGCAGCGCTGCACGATATCGGCGTCTCTGAAAAGGCTGCACGGAAAGAGGCACGCCTCACCGTCTGGGATGTGCCCGCAAGCTGGAAAAACCTTTAA
- a CDS encoding LysR family transcriptional regulator, translating into MRNLDVTTLRSFVAVADAGGVTRAAGFLHLTQSAVSMQLKRLEEILNVDLLDRSGRTIALTASGEQLLVYARRMVALNDEVISRLTDQEYEGEIVLGVPHDIVYPAIPQVLKQFNTAFPRMRVHLVSSYTRALKDQFGKGECDLILTTETSADPGSETLCHKPLRWIGAPGGTAWRHTPLRLAFGRQCTFRPRVIEALDTAGIPWSVIVETESDRTIEATVSADLAVHTMIEGTEPPHLERIDHNGTLPDLPEQMINLYGAQSGKGLVHDTLAGFLRRAFAGSEGAKLRAVNA; encoded by the coding sequence ATGAGAAATCTTGACGTTACGACCCTGCGGTCTTTTGTGGCGGTGGCGGACGCCGGCGGCGTGACCCGCGCTGCCGGTTTTCTGCATCTCACACAGTCAGCGGTCTCCATGCAGCTCAAACGGCTGGAAGAAATCCTGAATGTCGATCTCCTCGACAGGTCCGGACGCACGATTGCACTGACAGCATCGGGAGAGCAGCTGCTGGTCTATGCCCGGCGTATGGTTGCGCTGAACGACGAGGTGATCAGCCGTCTGACCGATCAGGAATACGAAGGCGAAATCGTGCTCGGCGTACCGCATGACATCGTCTATCCGGCCATTCCTCAGGTTCTTAAACAGTTCAACACAGCTTTTCCGCGGATGCGTGTGCATCTGGTCTCGTCTTACACACGGGCGCTCAAAGATCAGTTTGGCAAGGGCGAATGCGATCTGATCCTGACGACAGAGACCTCTGCGGATCCGGGGTCTGAGACGCTCTGCCACAAACCTCTGCGCTGGATCGGGGCGCCGGGCGGAACGGCATGGCGGCACACGCCGTTGCGTCTGGCCTTTGGCCGGCAGTGCACTTTCCGCCCCCGGGTTATCGAAGCGCTGGATACTGCAGGAATCCCCTGGAGCGTCATCGTCGAAACGGAAAGTGACAGAACGATTGAGGCCACCGTGAGTGCCGATCTGGCAGTTCATACGATGATCGAAGGGACCGAGCCGCCGCATCTGGAACGGATTGACCACAACGGAACGTTGCCGGATCTGCCTGAACAGATGATTAATCTTTATGGTGCGCAGTCCGGCAAGGGCCTCGTACATGACACGCTGGCCGGATTTCTGCGCCGGGCGTTCGCCGGATCTGAAGGTGCGAAGTTGCGCGCTGTGAATGCCTGA
- a CDS encoding helix-turn-helix domain-containing protein, producing MAHAVDVHVGKRIRQRRWLVGMTQQKLAECVGIKFQQIQKYETGANRVSASRLWDIADALEVDVAFFFEGLKSGAPESREADTVPVDMMGDKEAMDLVRSYYAIPENQRRRLFELARVLSDVA from the coding sequence ATGGCACATGCCGTAGATGTACATGTAGGTAAGCGTATCCGTCAGCGCCGCTGGCTGGTGGGGATGACACAGCAGAAACTCGCGGAATGTGTCGGTATCAAATTCCAGCAAATTCAGAAATATGAAACCGGTGCCAACCGGGTGAGCGCGTCCCGGCTCTGGGATATCGCCGATGCACTTGAAGTGGATGTCGCCTTCTTCTTTGAAGGTCTCAAATCAGGTGCACCCGAAAGCCGTGAAGCGGATACCGTGCCGGTTGATATGATGGGCGACAAAGAGGCGATGGATCTTGTCCGCTCGTACTACGCCATTCCTGAAAACCAGCGCCGACGTCTCTTTGAACTGGCCCGGGTTCTGAGCGACGTCGCCTGA
- the hisN gene encoding histidinol-phosphatase, with amino-acid sequence MTSAGKTVHDLKETDRIAQLLADAARDTILPFFRKSGLASDNKLAGGFDPVTEADRAAERAMRDILARECPDDAILGEEYGTSSGTSGLTWVLDPIDGTRGFISGTPTWGVLIACSDENGPFYGLIDQPYIGERFTGTGGVAQMTGPQGSASLRTLAPRDLSQAIVFTTFPEVGTEDDGAAFRAVAGQARLARYGMDCYAYALLAAGQIDLVIEAGLAPYDIQAPVALITAAGGMVTDWQGGPAHNGGRALAAANHQIHAEALAILKEALS; translated from the coding sequence ATGACATCAGCCGGCAAGACTGTTCACGACCTTAAAGAGACAGACCGCATAGCACAGCTGCTTGCTGATGCTGCGCGGGATACGATCCTGCCGTTCTTTCGCAAAAGCGGACTGGCATCCGATAACAAGCTTGCCGGCGGGTTTGATCCCGTCACCGAAGCAGATCGGGCGGCAGAGCGCGCCATGCGGGATATTCTCGCGCGCGAATGTCCGGACGACGCAATCCTTGGTGAGGAATACGGCACATCTTCCGGCACAAGCGGTCTGACCTGGGTCCTTGATCCGATCGACGGCACCCGCGGGTTCATCAGCGGTACACCAACGTGGGGCGTTCTGATCGCCTGCTCGGATGAAAATGGTCCCTTTTACGGCCTGATTGACCAGCCCTATATCGGTGAGCGGTTTACCGGCACCGGCGGGGTGGCGCAGATGACGGGCCCGCAGGGGTCAGCCAGTCTGCGCACCCTCGCGCCGCGCGATCTGTCACAGGCAATCGTCTTTACAACCTTTCCGGAGGTCGGCACCGAAGACGACGGGGCAGCATTCCGCGCGGTGGCAGGTCAGGCCCGGCTCGCGCGGTATGGTATGGACTGCTATGCCTATGCACTTCTCGCGGCGGGTCAGATTGATCTTGTGATCGAGGCCGGCCTTGCCCCCTATGATATTCAGGCGCCTGTTGCACTCATTACGGCGGCGGGTGGTATGGTCACGGACTGGCAGGGCGGTCCGGCCCATAACGGGGGCCGGGCGCTCGCCGCGGCGAACCATCAGATCCACGCCGAAGCTCTGGCCATTCTGAAAGAGGCACTCTCGTGA